One Actinomycetota bacterium genomic window carries:
- the secA gene encoding preprotein translocase subunit SecA: MFDKILRFGEGKRLKQFVAQAEAAGKLEPEIEKLSDDELRGMTDEFKERLAEGETLDDLLPEAFAVVREAARRTLGQRHFDVQLVGGVSLHNGYISEMKTGEGKTLVATSAVYLNALTGKGVHVVTVNDYLARRDAQWMGPVYRFLGLTVGTIQSRMKPEERKPMYNADITYGTNNEFGFDYLRDNMAWRPEDRVQRSHSFAVVDEVDSILIDEARTPLIISGPSEESAKWYWQFARNVVPRLHPPDDYEVDEKKRTVAITEKGVHKVEQILGIENLYDNISSPLVHYLQNALRSKELYKKDVDYIVTNGEVKIVDEFTGRVLEGRRYSEGMHQAIEAKEGVRIKEENVTLATITIQNYFRMYSKLGGMTGTAYTEAAEFEHIYKMGVVQIPTNRDMVRRDEGDQVYKSEEGKFSALVDDIAARYEAGQPVLVGTISIEKSEKLSRALDRKGIPHHVLNAKQHEKEALIIAQAGKRQSVTVATNMAGRGVDIILGGNPEFEVKQVLLGEGLVEETEDFDRELKRRMKEMEPSWRAEHDKVVELGGLYVLGTERHESRRIDNQLRGRSGRQGDPGESRFYLSLEDDLMRLFASGMVSRLMDRLKIPEDVPIEAGMVSKAIERAQRQVESRNFEIRKNVLKYDDVINKQREVIYVERNRILDGESLRDNTITFIEEVVRATVAEFTNPDIAADEWDLDGLFTQMHTIYPTQLSKQSFDPADLTTVDLEEKFLEEALEVYERREKEIGEEQFRDIERRVLLSVLDNRWREHLYEMDYLQEGIGLRAIAQKDPLIEYQREGFGMFEGMLESIKEDFVKYVFHLQVVREDRAPEEKVKAQQSRWRLTSSDTPEAPVAETVRSDKVPRNAPCPCGSGKKYKKCHGAQAAAG, encoded by the coding sequence ATGTTCGACAAGATCCTGCGTTTCGGTGAAGGCAAGCGCCTCAAGCAGTTCGTCGCTCAGGCGGAGGCCGCCGGCAAGCTCGAGCCCGAGATAGAGAAGCTCTCGGACGACGAGCTCCGCGGCATGACCGACGAGTTCAAGGAGCGCCTGGCCGAAGGCGAGACCCTCGACGACCTGCTCCCCGAGGCCTTCGCCGTCGTCCGCGAAGCCGCCCGGCGCACCCTCGGGCAGCGGCACTTCGACGTCCAGCTGGTCGGCGGGGTGTCGCTCCACAACGGCTACATCTCTGAGATGAAGACCGGTGAAGGCAAGACCCTCGTCGCCACTTCGGCCGTCTACCTCAACGCGCTCACCGGCAAGGGTGTGCACGTCGTCACCGTGAACGATTACCTGGCGCGACGCGACGCGCAGTGGATGGGGCCGGTCTACCGCTTCCTCGGCTTGACGGTCGGGACGATCCAGTCGCGGATGAAGCCCGAAGAGCGCAAGCCGATGTACAACGCCGACATCACCTACGGCACCAACAACGAGTTCGGCTTCGACTACCTGCGCGACAACATGGCCTGGCGGCCCGAGGACCGCGTCCAGCGGAGCCACAGCTTCGCCGTCGTCGACGAGGTCGACTCGATCCTGATCGACGAGGCCCGGACGCCGCTGATCATCTCGGGGCCCTCCGAGGAGTCGGCGAAGTGGTACTGGCAGTTCGCGCGGAACGTCGTGCCGCGCCTGCACCCGCCCGACGATTACGAGGTCGACGAGAAGAAGCGCACCGTCGCGATCACCGAGAAGGGCGTCCACAAGGTCGAGCAGATCCTCGGGATCGAGAACCTCTACGACAACATCTCATCACCGCTCGTCCATTACCTCCAGAATGCTCTTCGGTCGAAGGAGCTCTACAAGAAAGACGTGGACTACATCGTGACCAACGGCGAGGTGAAGATCGTCGACGAGTTCACCGGCCGCGTACTCGAAGGCCGGCGCTACTCGGAGGGGATGCACCAGGCGATCGAGGCGAAAGAGGGCGTTCGGATCAAGGAAGAGAACGTCACCTTAGCGACGATCACGATCCAGAACTACTTCCGCATGTACTCCAAGCTCGGGGGCATGACCGGTACGGCGTACACGGAGGCCGCGGAGTTCGAGCACATCTACAAGATGGGTGTCGTACAGATCCCCACGAATCGAGACATGGTCCGCCGGGACGAGGGCGACCAGGTCTACAAGAGCGAGGAAGGGAAATTCTCTGCGCTCGTGGACGACATCGCCGCCCGCTACGAAGCCGGCCAGCCGGTCCTCGTCGGCACGATCTCGATCGAGAAGTCCGAGAAGCTGTCGCGAGCGCTCGACCGCAAAGGCATCCCGCACCACGTGCTGAATGCCAAGCAGCACGAGAAAGAGGCGCTGATCATCGCGCAGGCCGGCAAGCGGCAATCGGTCACGGTCGCGACGAACATGGCCGGCCGCGGCGTCGACATCATCCTCGGTGGCAATCCCGAGTTCGAGGTGAAGCAGGTTCTGCTCGGCGAGGGGCTCGTGGAGGAAACCGAGGACTTCGACCGCGAGCTGAAGCGGCGCATGAAGGAGATGGAGCCTTCGTGGCGGGCAGAGCACGACAAGGTCGTCGAGCTCGGCGGGCTGTACGTGCTCGGCACGGAACGTCACGAGTCGCGGCGGATCGACAATCAGCTGCGGGGCCGCTCCGGCCGGCAGGGCGACCCCGGCGAGAGCCGCTTCTACCTCTCGCTCGAGGACGATCTGATGCGGCTTTTCGCCTCGGGAATGGTGTCGCGCCTGATGGACCGGCTGAAGATCCCCGAGGACGTGCCGATCGAGGCAGGGATGGTCTCGAAAGCCATCGAGCGGGCGCAGCGACAGGTGGAGTCGCGCAACTTCGAGATCCGCAAGAACGTCCTCAAGTACGACGATGTGATCAACAAGCAGCGCGAGGTCATCTACGTCGAGCGGAACCGGATCCTCGACGGAGAATCTTTGCGGGACAACACGATCACCTTCATCGAGGAGGTCGTGCGTGCCACGGTCGCGGAGTTCACCAACCCCGACATCGCTGCCGACGAGTGGGATCTCGACGGATTGTTCACGCAGATGCACACCATCTACCCGACGCAGCTTTCGAAGCAGTCGTTCGATCCGGCGGACCTCACCACCGTCGACCTCGAGGAGAAGTTCCTCGAGGAAGCGCTCGAGGTCTACGAGCGGCGTGAGAAAGAGATCGGCGAGGAGCAGTTCCGCGACATCGAGCGTCGCGTCTTGTTGAGCGTGCTCGACAACCGGTGGCGCGAGCACCTCTACGAGATGGACTACCTGCAGGAGGGGATCGGCCTTCGCGCGATCGCCCAGAAGGACCCGCTCATCGAGTACCAGCGCGAGGGGTTCGGCATGTTCGAGGGCATGCTGGAGTCGATCAAGGAAGACTTCGTCAAGTACGTCTTCCATCTCCAGGTGGTGCGCGAGGACCGGGCGCCCGAGGAGAAGGTGAAGGCTCAGCAGTCGCGCTGGCGGCTCACCTCGAGCGACACGCCCGAAGCGCCGGTCGCGGAGACGGTCCGCTCGGACAAGGTCCCGCGCAACGCCCCTTGCCCGTGTGGTTCGGGGAAGAAGTACAAGAAGTGCCACGGCGCTCAAGCTGCGGCCGGGTAG
- a CDS encoding AAA family ATPase: protein MASSSSLIGRERELARLRQGLDDAVRGRGRLFLVSGEPGIGKSRLVDELADHARGHGAMVLWGRCWEAGGAPAYWPWVQAMRTYVRDLDPDRVRALAGKHRGDLAQILPELEEATGAVERTTTMDPEGARFRLFDSTTTFLRAAAADAPLVIILEDLHAADTPSMLLLQFVARELSPSRLLMIGTYRDTEIVRDHPHVAAIAELLREPATERIAIAGLGSDEVSRLIEVTAERVPAAGLVTAVHKETEGNPLFVGEIVRLLAAEGRLDRSGSTTMRLGVPEGIRAVILRRFGHLSFECSELLQRASIIGHEFGLDILERLSRIERAELVDLLGEAGAAGVVTEVALGRMRFAHALFREALYEEMQPGERVRLHRTTGEILEAQYGDDPGPHLAELAHHFFDAARGGDALKALTYARRAGERAAQLLAYEESVRLHGMALEALDLHDQGDEATRGQLLLAMGDAQARAGAAADAKATFLAVAELARRLGDAELLSRAALGRGGRFVWERAGNDPHLISLHEDALRAIGPGDHPLRVRLLARLACALRSQHAQARSDALSREAVEMAERLGDRSALAYALDGRYGAIWWPDNSEQRLEIADRMLEVAKDLDDKEISYQGHHCRWTAAFELGDMVGVRAELEAMERLGEELRQPSQRWVAGAARALLALLEGRFREAEDFSEEALERGSAAQLDAISAFRAQTYAIKREEGRLPDVEDVARRSVEEFPWYAIHATALAMICVETGRVDEARGILDAMAADDFAGLLWDNEWLLALAWIAQLCAMLGDADRASVVYRLLKPHERPNVLGHGEGCAGSASRYLGLTAAVAGRTAEAAKHFEAAIAHNARLGARPFVAHTQHEYAEMLARSNDATENERARVLVAEASVTARELGMPALEGKLDALATTLGLASLRPSEPSPPAAPSAMNEFVREGEYWSVAYDGPSFRIRDSKGVRYLATLLASPAREFHVLDLVGHGGAGSVAAREDDLAAGDLGDAGEILDPEAKAAYRSRLAELDQTIEEARSWGDGERAARAVEEREALVQQLAGAVGLGGRDRKAASASERARVNVTRAIKAAVARLAEQSPPLGAHLDATLRTGTFCSYTPDPRSSPAWKT from the coding sequence ATGGCTTCGTCGTCTTCGCTCATCGGACGGGAACGGGAGCTCGCGCGGCTGCGGCAAGGCCTCGACGACGCCGTTCGCGGTCGCGGCCGACTGTTCCTCGTTTCGGGGGAGCCGGGCATCGGCAAGAGCCGCCTGGTCGACGAGCTGGCCGATCACGCGCGCGGGCACGGCGCGATGGTGCTGTGGGGCCGCTGCTGGGAAGCTGGAGGAGCTCCGGCGTACTGGCCGTGGGTGCAAGCGATGCGCACCTACGTCCGCGACCTCGATCCAGACCGGGTCCGTGCGCTCGCCGGCAAGCACCGGGGCGACCTCGCGCAGATCCTGCCGGAACTCGAGGAGGCGACCGGGGCCGTCGAGCGGACCACCACGATGGACCCGGAGGGCGCACGGTTCCGGCTGTTCGACTCGACGACCACGTTCCTCCGTGCCGCCGCCGCCGATGCGCCGCTCGTCATCATCCTCGAGGATCTCCACGCCGCCGACACGCCGTCGATGCTCCTGTTGCAGTTCGTCGCGCGTGAGCTGTCACCCAGCCGTCTGCTCATGATCGGCACCTATCGTGACACGGAGATCGTTCGTGATCACCCACACGTCGCCGCGATCGCCGAGCTCTTGCGCGAGCCCGCGACCGAGCGGATCGCGATAGCGGGCCTCGGGTCGGATGAGGTCTCCCGCCTCATCGAGGTCACCGCCGAGCGCGTCCCGGCCGCCGGCTTGGTGACCGCGGTCCACAAGGAGACCGAAGGCAATCCGCTGTTCGTCGGCGAGATCGTGCGGCTGCTGGCGGCCGAGGGCCGGCTGGATCGTTCCGGCAGCACGACGATGCGCCTCGGCGTGCCGGAGGGCATCCGTGCCGTGATCCTGCGACGGTTCGGCCACCTCTCCTTCGAGTGCAGCGAACTCCTTCAGCGGGCGTCTATCATCGGACACGAGTTCGGTTTGGACATCCTGGAGCGTCTCAGCCGGATCGAGCGCGCCGAGCTCGTCGATCTGCTGGGCGAAGCCGGCGCCGCCGGCGTCGTCACGGAGGTCGCGCTCGGGCGGATGCGGTTCGCGCACGCGTTGTTCCGAGAAGCCTTGTACGAGGAGATGCAGCCTGGAGAGCGCGTGCGTCTCCACCGTACGACCGGGGAGATCCTCGAGGCTCAGTACGGCGACGATCCCGGCCCGCACCTGGCCGAGCTCGCTCATCATTTCTTCGACGCCGCTCGCGGAGGCGACGCCCTGAAGGCGCTGACGTACGCGCGTAGAGCAGGGGAGCGAGCGGCGCAGCTCCTCGCCTACGAGGAATCGGTCCGGCTCCACGGGATGGCCTTGGAAGCGCTCGATCTTCATGATCAGGGCGACGAGGCGACCCGCGGCCAACTCCTGCTTGCGATGGGCGACGCGCAGGCGCGAGCCGGTGCGGCTGCCGATGCGAAGGCGACCTTCCTGGCCGTCGCCGAACTGGCACGCCGACTCGGCGACGCGGAGCTCCTCTCGCGCGCCGCGCTCGGACGCGGAGGCCGCTTCGTTTGGGAACGGGCCGGCAACGATCCTCACCTCATCTCACTCCACGAGGACGCGCTGCGTGCGATCGGACCCGGCGATCATCCGCTCCGTGTTCGGTTGCTGGCCCGCCTCGCCTGCGCGCTGCGGAGCCAGCACGCGCAAGCTCGATCGGACGCGCTGAGCCGCGAAGCCGTCGAGATGGCGGAACGTCTCGGCGATCGGTCGGCGCTGGCATACGCCCTCGACGGCCGCTACGGCGCGATCTGGTGGCCCGACAATTCCGAGCAGCGGTTGGAGATCGCCGATCGGATGCTCGAGGTGGCCAAGGATCTCGACGACAAGGAGATCTCCTATCAGGGCCATCACTGCCGTTGGACGGCCGCGTTCGAGTTGGGCGACATGGTCGGCGTACGGGCAGAGCTTGAGGCCATGGAGCGTCTGGGCGAGGAGCTGCGCCAACCGTCCCAACGGTGGGTCGCCGGCGCAGCGCGAGCGCTGCTCGCGCTCCTCGAGGGTCGCTTCCGTGAGGCGGAGGACTTCAGTGAGGAAGCGCTCGAGCGCGGATCCGCAGCTCAACTCGACGCCATCTCCGCCTTTCGCGCGCAGACGTACGCGATCAAGCGAGAGGAGGGCCGTCTTCCCGACGTCGAAGACGTCGCTCGCCGCTCCGTTGAGGAGTTCCCCTGGTACGCGATCCACGCGACTGCGCTTGCGATGATCTGCGTCGAGACGGGGCGCGTCGACGAAGCGCGTGGGATCCTCGACGCGATGGCCGCCGACGACTTCGCCGGCCTGCTGTGGGACAACGAGTGGCTGTTGGCACTGGCCTGGATCGCCCAGCTATGCGCGATGCTCGGCGACGCCGATCGAGCGTCCGTCGTCTACCGGCTGTTGAAGCCGCACGAGCGTCCGAACGTCCTCGGCCACGGCGAGGGCTGCGCAGGATCCGCCTCGAGGTACCTCGGCCTCACCGCAGCCGTCGCGGGGCGCACGGCCGAAGCCGCGAAGCACTTCGAGGCAGCGATCGCGCATAACGCGCGGCTCGGCGCGCGGCCGTTCGTCGCCCACACGCAGCACGAGTACGCCGAGATGCTCGCCAGGTCGAACGACGCCACCGAGAATGAACGGGCTCGGGTGCTCGTCGCCGAAGCGTCGGTGACGGCGCGTGAGCTTGGGATGCCGGCGCTCGAGGGGAAACTGGACGCGCTCGCAACCACGCTGGGTTTGGCCTCACTGCGCCCATCCGAGCCGTCTCCTCCCGCCGCTCCGAGCGCCATGAACGAGTTCGTGCGCGAAGGTGAGTATTGGTCGGTCGCGTACGACGGACCCTCGTTCCGCATCCGCGACTCGAAAGGCGTGAGATACCTGGCGACGCTGCTCGCCTCCCCCGCACGCGAGTTCCACGTCCTCGACCTCGTCGGCCACGGCGGCGCCGGAAGCGTCGCGGCGCGGGAGGACGACCTCGCGGCGGGCGACCTCGGCGACGCCGGCGAGATCCTGGATCCCGAGGCCAAGGCCGCATACCGGTCGCGCCTCGCCGAGCTCGACCAGACGATCGAGGAAGCCCGGTCCTGGGGCGACGGCGAGCGCGCCGCCCGGGCCGTCGAGGAGCGCGAGGCGCTCGTCCAGCAGCTTGCCGGCGCCGTGGGTCTTGGGGGTCGCGACCGCAAGGCGGCTTCCGCCTCTGAGCGTGCCCGCGTGAACGTCACCCGCGCGATCAAGGCGGCCGTGGCCCGGCTCGCCGAGCAGAGCCCTCCCCTCGGAGCACATCTCGACGCCACCCTTCGTACCGGCACGTTCTGCTCGTACACCCCCGACCCACGCTCGAGCCCAGCCTGGAAGACCTAA
- a CDS encoding response regulator transcription factor: MADKDPAVVDKSPDAIRVLIVDDHALFRRGLQMVLEQETDIVVVGEGGDGAEAVSKAQELMPDVVLMDVRMPKRGGIDATKQIKELLPHVKILMLTISDEEADLYDAIKAGATGYLLKEVSIEEVGAAIRSVQTGQSLISPSMASKLLSEFATMVKRADEKQSAPQPRLTDREMEVLKLVAKGRNNRDIAKELFISENTVKNHIRNILEKLHLHSRMEAVVYAVREKLLEIK, from the coding sequence GTGGCGGACAAAGACCCCGCAGTCGTCGACAAGAGCCCGGATGCCATCCGCGTGCTCATCGTGGACGATCACGCCTTGTTCCGGCGCGGCCTGCAGATGGTTCTCGAGCAGGAGACGGACATCGTCGTCGTCGGTGAGGGCGGCGACGGAGCCGAAGCCGTAAGCAAAGCCCAGGAGCTCATGCCGGACGTCGTCCTCATGGACGTGCGCATGCCCAAGCGCGGCGGCATCGACGCCACCAAGCAGATCAAGGAGCTTCTGCCGCACGTCAAGATCTTGATGCTCACGATCTCCGACGAAGAGGCCGACCTCTACGACGCCATCAAGGCGGGCGCGACCGGCTACCTGTTGAAGGAGGTCTCCATCGAAGAGGTCGGCGCCGCGATCCGTTCGGTCCAGACCGGCCAGTCGCTCATCAGCCCCTCGATGGCGTCCAAGCTTCTGTCCGAGTTCGCCACCATGGTCAAGCGCGCCGACGAGAAGCAGTCGGCGCCGCAGCCGCGATTGACCGACCGGGAGATGGAGGTCCTCAAGCTCGTCGCGAAGGGCCGGAACAACCGCGACATCGCGAAAGAGCTCTTCATCTCGGAGAACACGGTCAAGAACCACATCCGCAACATCCTCGAGAAGCTCCACCTTCACTCGCGCATGGAGGCGGTCGTTTATGCCGTGCGCGAGAAGCTCCTCGAGATCAAGTAG
- the raiA gene encoding ribosome-associated translation inhibitor RaiA: MQVIVKGHHAHVTNGVKEKATQKVEKVTRLFPRLLTAEIEFTENGGSRAAIAKHRVEVTLTAKQHVLRATARGPDPMTAMDIVVAKLEAQVRRLKGKVTRKGRAGGPGAPSIRTST; encoded by the coding sequence ATGCAGGTCATCGTCAAAGGCCACCACGCACACGTCACGAACGGAGTGAAGGAGAAAGCCACACAGAAGGTCGAGAAGGTCACCCGGCTCTTTCCCAGGTTACTGACGGCCGAGATCGAGTTCACCGAGAACGGGGGCTCCCGAGCCGCGATCGCGAAGCATCGGGTCGAGGTCACCCTCACCGCCAAACAGCACGTCCTGAGAGCAACGGCCCGAGGCCCCGATCCCATGACCGCGATGGACATCGTGGTCGCCAAGCTCGAGGCTCAGGTGCGGCGGCTCAAGGGCAAAGTGACCCGAAAGGGGCGCGCTGGAGGCCCCGGGGCGCCGAGCATCCGAACATCGACGTGA